The stretch of DNA TGCCTTCCGCGGCGTCGAGCACCTCGGTTGGCGTCTGACGGAGTCCGGCGCGCGTGTTCGCCACGATCGGGAGCAGGCCATAGAGCACGAGCGCGACGATCGCTGGGATCACGCCGATGCCGAAAAGCGGAATCATCAGCGCGAGCAGCGCGATGCTCGGCACCGTCTGCAGCGTTCCGACGACCTTCATGATCGCCTGGCCCGCGCGCGGCCGCTGTGCGGCCAACAGCCCGAGCGGTACCCCCAACAGCACGGTGAAGAACACGGTGATCAGGGTGAGCTCGACGTGCCGGCCGAGGGCGCGCAGCACGCGCTGCGCGGTGGAATCAGGCGCGCGCGCGCGCTTGATTCCGAAGCGGTGCGCCAGGAACTGGGCCGCGACGCCATCCGGGGAGAAATGCGCGATGTCGACTTGCGCGTTCATCGCGCTCATCGTGCGATCGTCGATCGTCCCCTTCAACTGGCGCAACAGCACGCGCAGCTGCGGCGCTGCCAGCAGCGTTGCGTCGCGCACGAGATAGAGCGCGCGATACTCCGGAAAGAAGTGGCGATCGTCCTTCAACGTCACGAAGCCGTACCGCAGCAGTTGGCCGTCCGTGGAATACGCATCGGTCACCTGTATCGTGCCGCGGGCGAGAGCCTGATACGCAAGGCTCTTCTCGATGTCCACGGCATCCACGGCACCGAACCCGTACGCGCGCTCGAGCCCGGGCAGACCGTCGCTGCGCCGCAGGAACTCCGGCGTAACGCCCCAGTGCAATCCGGGGTGCGCGGCGAGATCCGAGATCGTATGGATCCGCAGCCGTCGCGCAGTCTGCGCCTTCATGGCGAGGACGTATGTATTGTTGAAGCCGAGCTCGCTTGCGACGTAGATCCCGTACTGACGCTGCATTGCCGCGCGGATCGCATCGAGGTCCAGGCTGCGGTGCAAGATCGTGGCATCGATCGTTCCCGTGTACTCAGGATACGCGTCCACCGCGCCGGAGCGCAGAGCGGCGAAGACGAGTAGCGTCCCGCCGAGGTTCGTGCGCCGAACGACGCGGTACGGCGTACGCGCCTCGACGAACTGTGCGAGGATCTCTGCGAGAATCTGTCCTTCGGTGTCCTGCTTCGACGCAATCACGATCGTCGGCGCGGCGGGGCGAGCGCGGCCAAGCGAGAGCAACGAGATCGCAACCAGCAGCATCGCAGCCGCGCCGGCACGCCGCATTAGAGGTCACCTCGCGCGCGGCGCCGCTGGAGAAAGCGCGCGATGTACTCGGTTGCCGGATTGCGGCGAAGGTCGTCCGGCGCGTCGATTTGCACGAGCCGCCCAGCGTCGAAAACGGCGATCCGGTCGCCGAGATAGAGCGCCTCGTCCACGTCGTGCGTGACGAAGACCATCGTCTTACGTAGACGACGGTGCAGCCGAGAGAACTCGTCTTGCAGCTCCATGCGCGTCAGCGGGTCGACGGCCGCGAACGGCTCGTCGAGCAGAAGGATCGGCGGATCCATGTAGAGCGCGCGCGCGATCCCGACGCGCTGCCGCTGGCCACCGGAGAGCTCGGACGGGTAGCGCGATTCGAGCGCTTCGAGGCCGACGGAAGCGAGCAGCTCCGCGACGCGCGCCGCGCGCCGCTCGGCCGTGTCGCCCGTCGCTCGCCCGACAATCGCGACGTTCCGCCCAACCGTCATGTGCGAAAAGAGACCGCCCGACTGAATGACGTAGCCGATGCGCCGGCGAGAGGCGACGACGTCGCCGCTCTCGGCGCTCCGGCCTTCGACGAGAACGCGCCCCGCATCCGGAACGACGAGTGCGTTGACGCAGCGCAGCATCGTCGTCTTTCCACTTCCGCTACGCCCAATGACCACGAGAAGCTCGCCCGCTGAGACGTCGATCGAGACGTCCTCGAGAGCAACGTGTGCGCCGTAGCGTTTGGTGACGTGCTCGAAACGAATCAGCGTTTCGCTCATCGCAGTACCTCCTGCGTTGCGGCGAGGATGCGCGCGACGTCGAGGTTCGCGATACACGCGTAATCGGAGCAGCGCTCCTTCGTATCGCCGAGATGGCATGGGTACGAAGCGCGAACGATTGCCGTCTTTGCTCCCAGCGGAGCCCATCGATCCGGAAAGTCGCTCTGGAAGGGGAAGATACCGACGGTCGGCGCGCCAACGGCGGCCGCGACGTGCATCGCCCCGGTCGTGATTCCGACGTAGGCCCGGGCGCGTCTCGCGAGCGAGCCGAAGGCGCCGATGCTCGTTGCTCCCGCGACCGCGACGCTTCCATCGCCGGCTGCGGCGCAAATTCCATCGACGATGCTCCCCTCCGCAGCGCTTCCGGTAACGGCGACGGGCAGCCCGAACCGCGCGTACGCAGCCCGCGCAAGTGCCGCCCAACCGCTCACCGGCCAACTCCGTTTCGTCGCGATGGCGTTCGACGGATGCAGGATCAGATACCGCTGCGTCTCGAGTCCGCGCTCGCGTGCAACGCGATCGGCTTCGGCGTCGTCGGACCCCGTGGGCACGAAGCGCGGTACCGTATCCGCTGCATCGCATCCAATCGCGCGCGCGTAGTCGAGCAGCACTTGCGTCCAATGCGAGCTCACGTCGCCGCGCTCGCTGCGCACCACGACGCGGTGCGTGAAGAGGCCGGAGTAGAGCCGGCGCGCTTGTCCAACGCGGATCGGAATCCGAGCGCGCCGCACGACGCGGGCGGCGCGCGCCGTCGCCCACGTCACGATTGCCGCCGCGTACGCGTGCTCGGCGATGCGCTCGGCCAGTCTTCCTTCTTCTTCCGCGTCGTCGGCCAGTACCGCGTCGAAGTCCGGCACGCGTTCGAGCGCGGCGCGATGGCTCGGCAACGTCAAGGCGTCGACGCGCGCAAAGCGCTCGTGCAGCGCCCGCCCAACGACGGACGCAAGGAGCGAGTCGCCGATTCCGCCGCCGGCGCACACGACGAGCGCGTCCGTGCGCGCGCCGTCAGTCGCCGAGGGCACGCACGAGCTCGCGCGTGTACATGCCATCGAGGAACTGCGTCTTTGCGAGCGCTCGCAACGGGGCCGGTATCCACGAGCTCGATGCCACGCCCGCGTATACGGCGAGAAGCGCATCGGGGAGGAGATACTTGCCGCGTACCACGTTCGCCCCGTAGACGCCGGCAGCGAGACGCGCACGCCGCGTCGGCTGCTTGTGCACGAAGCGCGCGGCCATGCGCGCCTTCTCGACCGCCTTGCGCGTTTCGATCTCGAGCGTGTTCTCCGCCGGAGGTTTCACGTGCCAAATGTACGCGTCCCAGGCGAAGCGCCGGCGAAAGCCTCGATCGTACAAGCGCATACCGAGCTCGGTATCCTCCCAACCGTAGAGATCGAAATCCTCGTCGAACCCGCCTGCCGCTTCGAACGCATGGCGCGGAAGCGAGACGTTACACGTGCAGAAGAACGCGCGTGAATAGTTCGCGGGCCCGGGACGGGGACGTTCCTCGTACGACGCGACGTTGAGGATCGGGCCGCTGACGACGAGTCCTCCTTGCGCGTGTGCCGCCTCGTGCGCCGCGATCCACCCCGGCGGCGCTTGGACGTCGTCGTCGCAGAAAAGCAAGACGTATCCCTGCGACGCTCGCACGCCGACGTTCCGCGCGCGACCGCGATTGGAGCGCGCTTCGTACGCGTAGCGCACGGGAATCGTAGAGATCGCGGCGACGCGTTCGACGAGCTCGCGCGTTCCATCGGCGGAGCCGTTGTCGACGACCACGACCTCGAAGGACGGTGCGCCGATCTGCGCCTCGAGCGAGCGCAAGGCGCGTTCGAGATACGCGGCGCGTTCTTTGGTGGCGATGACGACGGAAATCCTCATTCTTACGAGCCCAAGCGCAGGAGAGATTCTGCCATCCGCCGCGCCGCACCGGCGTGCCCCGCATAGAGCGCTCGTAGGCGAGCCGCGCTCTCTTCAAGCCAAGCGCGGTCCTCGAGGCTGTCGAGCGCGACGCGCGCGACCCGGCCGGGCGTGAGCGTTCCGTGCAGCTCCCGCATCACCATCTCCCCAAGATCGATGTTCGGTTGGGTGTGGAAGCGATGTCTGCGCGAGACGGCAACGGCCGCGGCGCGCTTGAGCGGGCGACCGATGCCGGGAATGCGATCCAAGTAGGTCAGCGGCCCGTTGAACGTCGCAAGCTCGGCGGCATTGAGCGGCGTGATGGCGATCGTCGGCACGCCGATGGCGGCCAGCTCGATGCACTTGGTTCCGGGAAGCGTGACGGCCAGACGCGCGTGACGCGCCGCGGCAAGCGGCCGCCGGAGAACTGGTATGCGCGCGTCGCCGTCGCTCGGGGCGAGAGCGGTGCGGCCGTCGTCCGCGACGATCAGCCGTCCGCGCGTCGCGAAGACGCGCGGATCGCCGCCGCGCTCGACTGCCAGACGCAGCTGCTCGTCGGTCGTAAACGGCGAGACGCCCATCGCGATCGGCAGGTCCGGGCGCTCGCGCAGCATGCGTAGCGCCATCGTGAAAAAGAACGGGACCAAGTGCTCGATCTCGTGCCGCCGGGATCCTGGCATGACGAGTACCCCGTCGCGCGGTGCCTGCGGCTCGGGTTCCTCGAACGCCTGCATGATGGCGCCGTCGACCGCCAGGTTTCCAACGATCTCGATGCGCTCCGGCGGCGTGCCCCACGCCCGCAAGCGTGCGGCGTTCTGGTCGTCGACCGCAAACGCACGATCGAAGAGCCGCCCGTACCGCGAACGAGAGAACTTGTACGTCGATGCCGCACCGCCGAAGCGGCGATGCAGACGCACGGCGTGCATGAGATCGCCGCCGAGATACTGCACGACGTCGGCGCCGCTCGGAACGCCTTCGACGCGCCGGCCAAATGCGACGGCGAGATAGCGCTTCGGGTCGTAGACGTGCGCGCGGGCAAACCTATCGCGAACGACCTCGGCCTCTCTTCCGGTGGCGTAATCGTCCGGCACCATGAACACGTGCACGTCGGTCTCGGGGGCTTGCTCGTACACGTGGTGCAAGAGCGGGCAGACCCAGCCGGCCACCTCGCCGGGGCCGTTTGCGGTCAACACCACGCGCACCGTTAGTCGCGATCCGCATAGCGCGCCAGGATCCGCGCGATCGTCTGCGTCGTCGAGCTTCCGGCGATGTGCGGAGCGAGGCAGATGACGCCGCCGTGCTGCAGCACCACCGCCCGCTCGGGCAACTCCTCTTCACGATACTGCGCGCTCTTCGTGTGCACGTCCGGGCGAATGCGCTCGAGGATCACCTCGGGCGTCCGCTGCGAGAAGCCGACGACCACGTCGACGCTGCGCAACGCTTGCAGCATGCGAGCCCGGTGCGCGAACGGCTCGATCGGGCGGCTGGCGCCCTTCAGTCGCGTGACGGAATCGTCGTCGTTGAGGCCGACCACGAGTGCGTCGCCTTGCGAGCGCGCCCACGCGAGAAACTCGACGTGCCCGCTATGAAGCACGTCGAAGCAGCCATTGGTGAAGACGACGCGACGCTCGGCGGCGCGCTGTTCCTCGCGCCACGCCACCGCCGCGGCGAGATCGAGCAGCTGGCCGAACCAGCGTTCAGCGCTCATGGGAGACCAACGCGAGGATATCGTCGGCCGAAGCGGTCGCCGTACCGAGCTTCTCCACGACCGCACCGGCCGCGAAGTTCGCGAGCTGCACCGCCTCCTCGACGCGCGCATGCGCGGCCAGCGCGAGCGCGAGGACGGCAACGGCCGTGTCGCCCGCTCCGCTCACGTCGTAAACCGTGCGTGCAACGGATGGTACGTCGAGCCGAACGCCGTCGCGCGCGAACAGCGACATGCCGTGCTCGCCGCGCGTGATGACGACGTAGCGGCAATCCATGCGCGCGAGCAGCGTACGGCCCACCTCGTCGAGCGAGGCCTCGTCCACGACGCTCGCGCCCGTCGCTTGCGCCGCTTCGTGCACGTTCGGCGCGACACACGTCACGCCGCGAAAGAGGTCGAGGTTGGCCGGCTTCGGATCTGCAACGACGATCGGACAGACGAGTGCGGCCTCCACGAGCTCCCGGCTGAGCAGACCCTTTGCATAATCGCTGAAGATCACGGCATCGCTGCGCGCGGCACGTTCGCGTACGAAGTCAGCGATGCGGTCGCGATCGCTTGGCGACGCGGGCAGCGTGGACTCCCAATCCGCGCGCACGACCTGCTGGTTGTGAGCGACGATGCGCGTCTTGCGCGTCGTCGGACGGTCGGCGACGCTGAAGACGCCGGCATCGTCGATCTCTTCATCCCGCAACAGCCGTCGCGCTTGGTCGGAGAAGGCATCCGCTCCGGCAAGCCCCGCGAAGCTCACGCGCGCGCCGAGCGCACGCAAGTTATTCGCGACGTTGCCGGCCCCGCCGAGCGTGAACGAGTGACTCGAAACCGCGACGACGGGAACCGGCGCTTCGGGCGAGATGCGCGAGACGGTTCCCCATATCCACTCATCGATCATCAGGTCGCCCACGACGAGCACCGTGCGTCCTCGCATACGCTCCACGAGCGTCCGGGCGTCGTCTGCGCTCAAACGGTCGTTGCGCGCGGTATCCACAATGAAGCTCCTACCTGCTGCAGGCCACTAATCGCCGAAGATGATGCGCTGCTCGACCAGATCGCACAGAATGTGCGCCATGACCTGATGCACCTCTTGAACGATGGCCGAGTATCCGTCCGGGCCGACGAGCACGAGATCCGCTGCGCCGGCGATGCGCCCGCCGCCGTTGCCCGTAAACGCCACCGCAAGCGCACCGCAACGTCGAGCGCTTTCGAGCGCGAATACGACGTTGCGCGAATTGCCGCTCGTCGTGAGTGCGATGACGACGTCGCCGGGTTGCGCAAATGCCTCGACCTGGCGCGCGAAGACGCGATCGAAGCCGTAGTCGTTGCCGACCGCGGTAAGCGTCGACGTGTTGACCGACAGCGCTTCACTCGCCAGGCCCGGCCGTTCCCGCAAGAACCGGCCCGAGAGCTCGGCGGCCATATGCTGCGCCTCGGCCGCACTTCCTCCGTTTCCGCACCAGAGCACCTTTTTGCCGGCGCGTAGCGCGCGCACCACCGCGTCGGCGATCGCTTCGATCTGCGCGCGGTAGTGCGGTGCATCGAAGATGCCGCGCCGATCGGCGACGAGCTCGTCGAAGCCGCGTCTGCCCCGGACGTCTTTCGTCACGGCTGAATCCAAAAGAGCTCCTCTCCTTGCGAGACGAGCTCACCGTTGCCGGGAATGACGCGAACGATGGTTCCGGCATAATCGCTTTGAATCTCGTTGAACAGCTTCATCGCTTCGAGCACGCAGAGGACCTGGCCGATGTCGACGCGATCGCCCTCGCTCACGAACGGATCCACGTCGGGCGAGGGTTGCCGGTAGAAGACGCCCGTGAGCGGCGCAAGCACGCGTTTCACGTTCGCGGGCGCGGCGCTCGATCGTGCGGGCGTCTCGGTACCCTGCGGCGCGGCTGCGGAACCGTTGAACGTTGCGGGACTCTGCGCCTGGCGGCGCACGAGCTCGTAGACGGCGTCGCCGGCCTTCACCTTGATGCGGTCGAGGTCGTGCTCGCGCATGATGCCGAGCAGCTCCTCGAGCGTCTCCCGCTCTTCCATGCTATGCCGTCGCTTCTACAAGGCAGGCCGCAAGGACTCTCGGCTCCCCGAGCGGCAGGCGCCGGTCGGCACGGCGATCGAGGTCGCGCAGCACCGCTTCGCCCGCCGCGAGCTCGTCCTCGCCGACGATCAGTGCGAAACGCGCCCCGTTACGATCGGCGGTCTTCAGATGCGCGAGGAGCTTGCGGTCCTCGTAGTCGATGAACGCCGGAACGCCGAGGCGCCGCAGTTCTGCAACCACGGGGAGAAGCACCGCTCGCGCCTGCACGCCGAGCCCGATCGCCTGTATTCCGGCACGCGCCTGCGCGGGCACGCCGTGCGCCGCGTCGACGATCATCAAGAAACGTTCCATTCCGAGCGCAAAGCCCACGGCGGGCGTATCCGGTCCGCCGAGCGAGCGAATGAGACCGTCGTATCGCCCGCCGCCGCAGACCGCGCTCTGCGCGCCCAAGGCGCCGGATTGGATTTCGAACACCGTGCGCGTGTAATAGTCGAGCCCCCGCACGATGCGCGCATCGACGCTGTAGGGGACGTCGAGTAGGTCCAGGGTTGCGCGAACCGCTGCGAAGTGCTCCCGGCATGCGTCGCAGAGATAGGTTTCGAATCGCGGCGCGCTCGCGACGAACGGGGCGTCGCGTTCTTCCTTGCTATCGAGCAGCCGCAGAGGGTTGCGCTCGACGCGCCGCTGCGCGTCGGGAGAGAGCAGTGCGAGATTCGGGCGAAAATGTTCGAGCAGCGCTTCGCGGTACCGCGGCCTACACGCCTCGTCACCGATGGAGTTGATCTTTAGCACCGCATCCTCGATGCGATAGGAGCGAACGAGCTCCCACGCAAGCGATATCACCTCCACGTCTGCTTCCGGCACGGCATAGCCGGTGCACTCGACGCCGAACTGATGCGATTGGCGATAGCGCCCCTTCTGCGGGCGTTCGTAGCGAAAGATCGGGCCGATATAGTAGAGGCGCTGCGGTCCCTGCGCGAGCAGGTGGTGCTCGAGCATCGCACGCACGACGGGTGCCGTCCATTCCGGGCGAAGGGTCATGCTCCGCTGCGCCTTATCGAGAAACGTGTACATCTCTTTCTCGACGATGTCCGTCGTCTCGCCGACGCCGCGCACGAAGAGCTCCGTCGCCTCGAAGACCGGCGTACGGATCTCGCCATAGCCGAAGCATCGCGCGAGCCCGTGCACGCGCGACTCGAGGGCTTGCCATCGAGCCGACTGCGGGGGAATGAGATCTTCGGTACCGCGTGGTGCGGTGATTTTCTCCGGCATGAACTCCGTGATCGTGACGTGTTGTGTGCTCTTCGTGCTGGCGGTGCTGCCGGCACATGCGGTGCGCGGCGTGCTCGCTACCGCCGCGGGGTCCCTGTTCGAAGGGACTCCATTTATTCTTGCCGGGATCGCAGCACAGGCGCTGCTATCGCGCTTTCCAGCGACGCGAGCCTCGCTCGCGGCGCTTCTGCCGTT from Candidatus Dormiibacterota bacterium encodes:
- a CDS encoding glycine betaine ABC transporter substrate-binding protein, with amino-acid sequence MRRAGAAAMLLVAISLLSLGRARPAAPTIVIASKQDTEGQILAEILAQFVEARTPYRVVRRTNLGGTLLVFAALRSGAVDAYPEYTGTIDATILHRSLDLDAIRAAMQRQYGIYVASELGFNNTYVLAMKAQTARRLRIHTISDLAAHPGLHWGVTPEFLRRSDGLPGLERAYGFGAVDAVDIEKSLAYQALARGTIQVTDAYSTDGQLLRYGFVTLKDDRHFFPEYRALYLVRDATLLAAPQLRVLLRQLKGTIDDRTMSAMNAQVDIAHFSPDGVAAQFLAHRFGIKRARAPDSTAQRVLRALGRHVELTLITVFFTVLLGVPLGLLAAQRPRAGQAIMKVVGTLQTVPSIALLALMIPLFGIGVIPAIVALVLYGLLPIVANTRAGLRQTPTEVLDAAEGIGLSRAQILGWVQFPIALPFILAGVRTSAVIAVGTATIAALIGAGGLGDFILAGLTLNDPHTLLLGAIPAALLAIVVDEVIYRIELMLRPRGLAGD
- a CDS encoding ATP-binding cassette domain-containing protein, coding for MSETLIRFEHVTKRYGAHVALEDVSIDVSAGELLVVIGRSGSGKTTMLRCVNALVVPDAGRVLVEGRSAESGDVVASRRRIGYVIQSGGLFSHMTVGRNVAIVGRATGDTAERRAARVAELLASVGLEALESRYPSELSGGQRQRVGIARALYMDPPILLLDEPFAAVDPLTRMELQDEFSRLHRRLRKTMVFVTHDVDEALYLGDRIAVFDAGRLVQIDAPDDLRRNPATEYIARFLQRRRARGDL
- a CDS encoding glycosyltransferase family 9 protein encodes the protein MPSATDGARTDALVVCAGGGIGDSLLASVVGRALHERFARVDALTLPSHRAALERVPDFDAVLADDAEEEGRLAERIAEHAYAAAIVTWATARAARVVRRARIPIRVGQARRLYSGLFTHRVVVRSERGDVSSHWTQVLLDYARAIGCDAADTVPRFVPTGSDDAEADRVARERGLETQRYLILHPSNAIATKRSWPVSGWAALARAAYARFGLPVAVTGSAAEGSIVDGICAAAGDGSVAVAGATSIGAFGSLARRARAYVGITTGAMHVAAAVGAPTVGIFPFQSDFPDRWAPLGAKTAIVRASYPCHLGDTKERCSDYACIANLDVARILAATQEVLR
- a CDS encoding glycosyltransferase yields the protein MRISVVIATKERAAYLERALRSLEAQIGAPSFEVVVVDNGSADGTRELVERVAAISTIPVRYAYEARSNRGRARNVGVRASQGYVLLFCDDDVQAPPGWIAAHEAAHAQGGLVVSGPILNVASYEERPRPGPANYSRAFFCTCNVSLPRHAFEAAGGFDEDFDLYGWEDTELGMRLYDRGFRRRFAWDAYIWHVKPPAENTLEIETRKAVEKARMAARFVHKQPTRRARLAAGVYGANVVRGKYLLPDALLAVYAGVASSSWIPAPLRALAKTQFLDGMYTRELVRALGD
- a CDS encoding adenylyltransferase/cytidyltransferase family protein, giving the protein MSAERWFGQLLDLAAAVAWREEQRAAERRVVFTNGCFDVLHSGHVEFLAWARSQGDALVVGLNDDDSVTRLKGASRPIEPFAHRARMLQALRSVDVVVGFSQRTPEVILERIRPDVHTKSAQYREEELPERAVVLQHGGVICLAPHIAGSSTTQTIARILARYADRD
- a CDS encoding PfkB family carbohydrate kinase, which translates into the protein MDTARNDRLSADDARTLVERMRGRTVLVVGDLMIDEWIWGTVSRISPEAPVPVVAVSSHSFTLGGAGNVANNLRALGARVSFAGLAGADAFSDQARRLLRDEEIDDAGVFSVADRPTTRKTRIVAHNQQVVRADWESTLPASPSDRDRIADFVRERAARSDAVIFSDYAKGLLSRELVEAALVCPIVVADPKPANLDLFRGVTCVAPNVHEAAQATGASVVDEASLDEVGRTLLARMDCRYVVITRGEHGMSLFARDGVRLDVPSVARTVYDVSGAGDTAVAVLALALAAHARVEEAVQLANFAAGAVVEKLGTATASADDILALVSHER
- a CDS encoding SIS domain-containing protein; the encoded protein is MTKDVRGRRGFDELVADRRGIFDAPHYRAQIEAIADAVVRALRAGKKVLWCGNGGSAAEAQHMAAELSGRFLRERPGLASEALSVNTSTLTAVGNDYGFDRVFARQVEAFAQPGDVVIALTTSGNSRNVVFALESARRCGALAVAFTGNGGGRIAGAADLVLVGPDGYSAIVQEVHQVMAHILCDLVEQRIIFGD
- a CDS encoding biotin/lipoyl-containing protein, which codes for MEERETLEELLGIMREHDLDRIKVKAGDAVYELVRRQAQSPATFNGSAAAPQGTETPARSSAAPANVKRVLAPLTGVFYRQPSPDVDPFVSEGDRVDIGQVLCVLEAMKLFNEIQSDYAGTIVRVIPGNGELVSQGEELFWIQP
- the hisS gene encoding histidine--tRNA ligase, producing the protein MPEKITAPRGTEDLIPPQSARWQALESRVHGLARCFGYGEIRTPVFEATELFVRGVGETTDIVEKEMYTFLDKAQRSMTLRPEWTAPVVRAMLEHHLLAQGPQRLYYIGPIFRYERPQKGRYRQSHQFGVECTGYAVPEADVEVISLAWELVRSYRIEDAVLKINSIGDEACRPRYREALLEHFRPNLALLSPDAQRRVERNPLRLLDSKEERDAPFVASAPRFETYLCDACREHFAAVRATLDLLDVPYSVDARIVRGLDYYTRTVFEIQSGALGAQSAVCGGGRYDGLIRSLGGPDTPAVGFALGMERFLMIVDAAHGVPAQARAGIQAIGLGVQARAVLLPVVAELRRLGVPAFIDYEDRKLLAHLKTADRNGARFALIVGEDELAAGEAVLRDLDRRADRRLPLGEPRVLAACLVEATA